One segment of Amphiura filiformis unplaced genomic scaffold, Afil_fr2py scaffold_183, whole genome shotgun sequence DNA contains the following:
- the LOC140145244 gene encoding uncharacterized protein, with the protein MAEFEEIAEIIEEADEGFEDAGEEVEDMSDEERQEFKEEVTEAKENEEELSRDATEFKKFSKVKAIKKVAVFVGKNLPIGVIFWGVNLALTKLIKIGSGDQQQSNKNKLAVIKAIIALIKAETVDSKKLLDWMKLHTDDTIILEGIEVPLEAIFHKYLIPISDAVDQASSAAKPLQKKIEGKVSWDVPNADDIAHLLNASAAFLTAFDDFRKFAISHSSEFPILQSLPLTQADIDDLSTKLDTVKKMPFY; encoded by the exons ATGGCGGAATTCGAAGAAATAGCGGAAATTATTGAGGAAGCAGACGAAGGATTTGAAGATGCGGGCGAAGAAGTTGAAGACATGTCTGACGAAGAAAGACAAGAATTCAAAGAAGAGGTTACAGAGGCAAAAGAAAATGAGGAAGAATTATCTCGAGATGCAACTGaattcaaaaagttttcaaaagTCAAGGCCATAAAGAAAGTTGCAGTTTTTGTTGGTAAGAATCTGCCAATTGGAGTCATATTTTGGGGCGTGAATTTAGCCTTGACAAAGCTGATTAAAATAGGAAGTGGAGACCAACAGCAATCCAACAAAAACAAGCTGGCTGTTATCAAGGCGATTATTGCGCTCATCAAAGCTGAAACAGTTGACAGTAAGAAACTCCTAGACTGGATGAAGCTGCACACAGATGACACTATCATTTTAGAGGGAATTGAAGTACCGCTAGAAGCAATCTTCCACAAATATCTGATACCAATTTCTGAT GCTGTGGATCAAGCCTCCAGTGCAGCTAAACCATTGCAGAAAAAGATCGAGGGAAAAGTTTCCTGGGACGTCCCGAATGCCGACGATATCGCGCATTTGCTGAATGCTTCTGCAGCCTTCCTAACTGCATTTGACGACTTCCGAAAGTTTGCTATTTCACATTCTTCTGAATTTCCAATCCTGCAGAGCCTGCCGCTGACACAAGCAGACATTGATGATTTAAGCACCAAACTAGACACCGTCAAGAAAATGCCCTTTTATTAA
- the LOC140145248 gene encoding uncharacterized protein, with the protein MKARCNEKNAVLPNLIQAVMLALMIVTPEPDTTKQKLRRSPRKQSMQKVSLPKPPQVHVGLPRSRDPTPSPKPVSKSSNLPTTPRHHDPQLASTSTMRSTPTTPGFRRVTTSESSFQVSVLLKLQKLEEAQDEQLTLLSTLINRQPERGEAHEAEEDPLEKPLQTVEEFKDVSERLETQLFRKKMIRHLSLVGGHDLNETIRRVMRKLGTNNLWSSYSVLGRKGKLSIKDSPFYKVIVKACMKNHPQAKEVGIEKGLGDYLKRTPNLPGGRKYKKAGNVDVAVPVGELEDDERGENERVPQQEEEEQD; encoded by the exons ATGAAGGCACGATGCAACGAAAAAAACGCCGTCCTGCCAAACTTGATTCAGGCAGTGATGCTGGCGCTGATG ATAGTGACTCCTGAGCCAGATACCACCAAGCAAAAACTACGTCGTAGTCCAAGAAAACAGTCCATGCAGAAAGTGAGCCTACCCAAACCCCCTCAAGTACATGTAGGTCTACCACGATCCAGGgatccaactccatcccccaaaCCAGTCTCCAAATCCTCCAACCTGCCAACAACTCCTCGTCACCACGATCCTCAGCTGGCTTCAACAAGCACTATGAGATCAACACCAACCACTCCAGGTTTTCGGAGAGTGACTACTTCAGAGT CTAGTTTCCAAGTCAGTGTGCTTCTGAAACTACAGAAACTTGAGGAAGCACAGGACGAACAACTTACATTGTTGAGCACCCTTATTAACAGGCAGCCAGAGAGAGGTGAGGCACACGAGGCAGAGGAAGATCCTCTTGAAAAACCGTTGCAAACGGTAGAGGAGTTTAAGGATGTTTCCGAAAGACTTGAGACACAACTATTCCGGAAGAAAATG ATACGACACCTCAGTCTTGTTGGAGGACATGATCTCAACGAAACCATCAGGAGGGTGATGAGGAAGCTGGGAACGAACAATTTGTGGTCCTCCTACAGTGTATTAGGGAGAAAGGGCAAGCTGAGCATTAAAGATAGCCCTTTCTACAAAGTTATCGTCA AAGCTTGCATGAAGAATCATCCTCAAGCTAAGGAGGTTGGGATAGAGAAGGGACTTGGAGATTATCTGAAAAGAACACCAAATCTTCCAGGTGGAAGAAAGTATAAA AAAGCTGGGAATGTGGATGTAGCGGTACCTGTAGGGGAATTGGAGGATGATGAGCGCGGCGAAAATGAACGTGTCCCCCAACAGGAAGAGGAAGAACAAGACTAG